Proteins encoded by one window of Candidatus Odinarchaeum yellowstonii:
- the rpl12p gene encoding 50S ribosomal protein P1 → METVYAAMLLHKAGQKITEEGLSNVLKAAGVKVEDVKVKALVAALEGVNIDEVISKAAFTPISTPAATAPQQAGPAVKEAKPAKKEEEEKKAEEEVTAGLGALFG, encoded by the coding sequence CCGTATACGCAGCTATGCTACTCCACAAAGCAGGTCAAAAGATAACTGAAGAAGGTCTCAGCAATGTATTAAAAGCTGCGGGAGTTAAAGTCGAAGATGTTAAAGTGAAAGCGCTTGTAGCAGCTCTTGAAGGTGTGAACATAGATGAAGTTATCAGTAAAGCTGCGTTCACACCGATTTCAACTCCAGCTGCTACCGCTCCTCAGCAAGCTGGGCCTGCGGTAAAAGAGGCTAAACCTGCTAAGAAGGAGGAGGAAGAGAAAAAAGCGGAAGAAGAAGTCACAGCCGGATTAGGCGCGCTATTCGGCTAA